A portion of the Burkholderia pseudomultivorans genome contains these proteins:
- the gcvH gene encoding glycine cleavage system protein GcvH yields MSNVPADLKYTDEHEWIRTEADGTLTVGITDHAQSTLGDIVFLELPEVGKQVTAGDAVGVVESVKAASDIYSPVSGEVVAINEAIVDTPDAVNSDAYASWLFKIKLADGASTDKLIDAAAYGKLID; encoded by the coding sequence ATGAGCAACGTCCCGGCCGATCTGAAGTACACCGACGAACACGAGTGGATCCGCACCGAAGCAGACGGCACGCTGACGGTCGGCATCACCGATCACGCGCAGAGCACGCTCGGCGACATCGTCTTCCTCGAACTGCCGGAAGTCGGCAAGCAGGTGACGGCGGGCGACGCGGTCGGCGTCGTCGAGTCGGTGAAGGCGGCATCCGACATCTACTCGCCGGTGTCCGGCGAAGTCGTCGCGATCAACGAAGCCATCGTCGACACGCCCGACGCAGTCAACAGCGACGCCTACGCGAGCTGGCTGTTCAAGATCAAGCTCGCGGACGGCGCATCGACCGACAAGCTGATCGACGCCGCAGCCTACGGCAAGCTGATCGACTGA
- the gcvT gene encoding glycine cleavage system aminomethyltransferase GcvT, with protein MTALKHTPLNAAHRALNARMVDFGGWDMPVNYGSQIEEHEAVRTDAGMFDVSHMCVVDFTGSRVRAFFEHAIANNVGKLKTPGKALYSCLLNPQGGVIDDLIVYYFTEDFFRVVVNAGTADKDIAWFNQLNEQGGYGVTIAPRRDFAIVAVQGPNAREKTWTTIPAARAATSELKPFNAAQVAGTPFGDLTVARTGYTGEDGFEIIVPAVHVEALWNALQQNGVRPCGLGARDTLRLEAGMNLYGQDMDDTVSPLDAGLAWTVDLSAPRDFVGRAALERDGSRAAFVGLILQKENGKAGGVLRAHQKVVTPHGEGEITSGTFSPSMQESIAFARVPAAVQVGDTVHVQIRDKQLPARVVKLPFVRNGKVLAA; from the coding sequence ATGACTGCACTGAAACATACCCCGCTCAACGCCGCGCACCGCGCGCTCAATGCCCGCATGGTCGACTTCGGCGGCTGGGACATGCCCGTCAACTACGGCTCGCAGATCGAAGAACACGAAGCCGTGCGCACCGACGCCGGCATGTTCGACGTGTCGCACATGTGCGTCGTCGATTTCACCGGCAGCCGCGTGCGCGCCTTCTTCGAGCACGCGATCGCGAACAACGTCGGCAAGCTCAAGACGCCCGGCAAGGCGCTCTACTCGTGCCTGCTCAATCCGCAGGGCGGCGTCATCGACGACCTGATCGTCTATTACTTCACCGAAGACTTCTTCCGCGTCGTCGTCAATGCCGGCACCGCCGACAAGGACATCGCGTGGTTCAACCAGCTCAACGAACAGGGCGGCTACGGCGTGACGATCGCGCCGCGCCGCGATTTCGCGATCGTCGCCGTGCAGGGCCCGAACGCCCGTGAAAAGACCTGGACGACGATTCCGGCCGCGCGCGCCGCGACGAGCGAGCTGAAGCCGTTCAACGCCGCGCAGGTCGCCGGCACGCCGTTCGGCGACCTCACCGTCGCGCGCACCGGCTACACGGGCGAGGACGGCTTCGAGATCATCGTCCCGGCCGTACACGTCGAGGCGCTGTGGAACGCGCTGCAGCAAAACGGCGTGCGCCCGTGCGGGCTCGGCGCGCGCGACACGCTGCGCCTCGAGGCCGGCATGAACCTGTACGGCCAGGACATGGACGACACCGTCTCGCCGCTCGACGCGGGCCTCGCGTGGACGGTCGACCTGTCGGCGCCGCGCGACTTCGTCGGCCGCGCCGCGCTCGAGCGCGACGGCTCGCGCGCCGCGTTCGTCGGCCTGATCCTGCAGAAGGAAAACGGCAAGGCGGGCGGCGTGCTGCGCGCGCACCAGAAGGTCGTCACGCCGCACGGCGAAGGCGAGATCACGAGCGGCACGTTCTCGCCGTCGATGCAGGAATCGATCGCGTTTGCGCGCGTGCCGGCGGCCGTCCAGGTCGGCGACACGGTCCATGTGCAGATTCGTGACAAGCAACTTCCCGCGCGCGTGGTAAAACTGCCGTTCGTGCGCAACGGCAAGGTCCTCGCTGCGTAA